One window from the genome of Parafrankia irregularis encodes:
- a CDS encoding acyl-CoA dehydrogenase family protein yields MLLELDADQEVLREATARYLTDRVPVDRIRALRDDPAGFDAGYWQAGAELGWTSLLVSEEHGGGSISGSPLVDLTIAAYEFGVRSAPGPLASANVVAAALSAAGGEAHLAVLEGLLAGETIASWAHAEPAPNDRLGTITLTCRVDGDEIVLDGVKRPVESAAQAGYLLVTGRAEEGLTQVLVPTDAPGITITPLKTVDLTRRFSTVRFDGVRVPRSAVVGELGGAAEQVERQLQIALVILTAESVGAMQTAFDLTVQWAFERYSFGRPLASYQELKHRFADMKSWLEAAHAISDKAAAAVDAQSPDAAELVSIAKAFIGDYGSELLQDCVQMHGGIGVTFEHDLHLYLRRVVLDRALFGTPAEHRQRIAGVVEHLKERSA; encoded by the coding sequence GTGCTGCTGGAGTTGGACGCTGATCAGGAAGTCCTGCGGGAGGCGACGGCCCGGTATCTGACCGACCGCGTCCCGGTCGACCGGATCAGGGCGCTTCGTGACGACCCCGCCGGCTTCGACGCGGGCTACTGGCAGGCCGGGGCGGAGCTCGGCTGGACGTCCCTGCTGGTGTCGGAGGAACACGGCGGTGGGTCGATCAGCGGGTCGCCCCTGGTCGACCTGACGATCGCCGCCTACGAGTTCGGCGTGCGGTCGGCCCCGGGCCCGCTGGCGTCGGCGAACGTCGTCGCCGCGGCGCTGAGCGCGGCCGGCGGCGAGGCGCACCTGGCGGTCCTGGAGGGGCTGCTGGCCGGGGAGACCATCGCGTCGTGGGCGCACGCGGAGCCCGCGCCGAACGACCGGCTGGGCACGATCACGCTGACCTGCCGGGTCGACGGCGACGAGATCGTCCTCGACGGGGTGAAGCGGCCGGTCGAGTCGGCCGCCCAGGCCGGGTACCTGCTGGTCACCGGGCGCGCCGAGGAGGGCCTCACCCAGGTGCTGGTCCCGACCGACGCACCCGGGATCACGATCACGCCCCTGAAGACGGTCGACCTGACCCGGCGCTTCTCGACGGTGCGGTTCGACGGTGTGCGGGTGCCGCGCAGCGCCGTCGTCGGTGAGCTGGGCGGTGCCGCGGAGCAGGTGGAGCGCCAGCTCCAGATCGCGCTGGTGATCCTGACCGCGGAGAGCGTCGGCGCGATGCAGACCGCGTTCGACCTGACCGTCCAGTGGGCTTTCGAGCGCTACTCGTTCGGTCGGCCGCTGGCCTCCTACCAGGAGCTCAAGCACCGCTTCGCGGACATGAAGTCATGGCTGGAGGCGGCGCACGCCATCAGCGACAAGGCGGCCGCCGCGGTGGACGCCCAGTCGCCCGACGCGGCCGAGCTGGTCAGCATCGCCAAGGCGTTCATCGGTGACTACGGGTCCGAGCTGCTTCAGGACTGCGTCCAGATGCACGGTGGTATCGGTGTGACCTTCGAGCACGACCTACACCTCTACCTGCGCCGGGTCGTGCTTGACCGGGCACTGTTCGGAACACCGGCCGAGCACCGGCAGCGCATCGCCGGTGTGGTCGAGCACCTCAAGGAGAGGTCAGCATGA
- a CDS encoding enoyl-CoA hydratase-related protein, with the protein MRPEHVGYDVVDDHIGVITFRRPRAVEEHGARGAHHAQLLRELDDAWQTAAADSRARVIVLRSTGPNFFAGPGGSGDRTGAGTVRPGTGTGAGSGDSGTGTGTGSTVGAAAGACGGDHDWEVRQQLHYAQVWRDIPKPAVAAVQGRCMAGGVLLCSPCDLVVAADDAEFARPVTGTGGGPATADGAAQVGDPVTAGGPTSVGAPAGAGSSASACAILTAAQAQDLGLVTTVVPLAALHRTALALARDLGASR; encoded by the coding sequence ATGCGTCCCGAGCATGTTGGGTACGACGTCGTCGACGATCACATCGGTGTCATCACGTTCCGTCGACCCCGCGCCGTCGAGGAGCACGGCGCCCGCGGCGCCCATCACGCGCAGCTCCTGCGCGAACTGGACGACGCCTGGCAGACCGCCGCGGCGGACAGTCGGGCCCGGGTCATCGTGCTGAGATCAACCGGCCCGAACTTCTTCGCCGGGCCGGGCGGCTCCGGCGACCGCACGGGAGCCGGCACCGTCCGGCCCGGAACCGGAACCGGTGCAGGTTCCGGCGACAGCGGCACCGGCACCGGCACCGGCAGCACGGTGGGTGCCGCGGCCGGTGCGTGCGGTGGTGACCACGACTGGGAGGTCCGCCAGCAGCTCCACTACGCCCAGGTCTGGCGCGACATCCCGAAGCCCGCGGTCGCGGCGGTCCAGGGCCGGTGCATGGCCGGCGGGGTGTTGCTCTGCTCCCCCTGCGACCTGGTCGTCGCCGCCGACGACGCCGAGTTCGCCCGTCCCGTGACCGGCACGGGCGGCGGCCCGGCCACGGCAGACGGCGCGGCACAGGTAGGCGACCCGGTCACGGCAGGCGGCCCGACTTCGGTGGGCGCTCCGGCCGGGGCCGGCAGCTCGGCTTCGGCATGCGCCATCCTGACCGCCGCGCAGGCTCAGGACCTCGGCCTCGTCACCACGGTCGTGCCGCTCGCCGCGCTGCATCGCACGGCCCTCGCGCTGGCCCGCGACCTGGGCGCGAGCCGGTGA
- a CDS encoding low temperature requirement protein A yields MPETVEPASEPASPAAGRRWRLPMGARSAVEPHRASTPLELLFDLTFVVAIAAAAAELGHAVADDHLGHGVVGFVMVFFAIWWAWMNFTWFASAYDSDDVPYRLLTLLQMAGVLVLAAGVPAAFDDTDYTAVTVGYVIMRVAMVTQWVRAGRGDRASRATAYRYALGTAVIQAGWLARLALPDTAGLIAFFVLVPLELAVPPWAERAARTSWHPHHIAERYGLFVIIVLGESVLAASRALAPAVEAGATTDTVLLGAGGLLLLFGCWWLYFAAPAGHGLARHPERAFGWGYGHYGVFAALAALGAGLEVAAETLVHHIKVSDGVVGFAIALPVIAFLLLVWVLHAPLHAFPITGLGVVIVACGALAAIAAAAAAGLPLPWFAVLAALPVWALVTLVVILDDRQARAA; encoded by the coding sequence ATGCCGGAGACCGTTGAACCGGCGAGTGAACCGGCGAGCCCGGCCGCCGGGCGCCGGTGGCGGCTGCCGATGGGTGCGCGTTCCGCCGTGGAGCCGCACCGGGCCTCCACCCCGCTGGAGCTGCTGTTCGACCTGACCTTCGTGGTGGCCATCGCCGCCGCCGCGGCGGAGCTCGGGCATGCCGTGGCCGACGACCACCTGGGCCACGGTGTCGTCGGTTTCGTGATGGTCTTCTTCGCCATCTGGTGGGCCTGGATGAACTTCACCTGGTTCGCCTCCGCCTATGACAGCGACGACGTCCCGTACCGGCTGCTGACCCTGCTGCAGATGGCCGGGGTGCTGGTGCTCGCGGCGGGCGTGCCGGCCGCCTTCGACGACACCGACTACACCGCCGTCACCGTCGGCTACGTGATCATGAGGGTCGCGATGGTCACGCAGTGGGTGCGTGCCGGTCGGGGCGATCGGGCCAGCCGGGCGACCGCGTACCGCTACGCGCTGGGCACCGCCGTGATCCAGGCCGGCTGGCTCGCCCGGCTCGCGCTGCCGGACACCGCCGGGCTGATCGCGTTCTTCGTACTCGTGCCGCTGGAGCTGGCCGTCCCGCCGTGGGCCGAGCGCGCGGCCCGGACGTCCTGGCATCCCCATCACATCGCCGAGCGTTACGGGCTGTTCGTCATCATCGTGCTCGGGGAGAGCGTGCTGGCCGCGTCCCGGGCGCTCGCGCCGGCCGTCGAGGCGGGCGCGACCACCGACACCGTCCTGCTCGGTGCCGGCGGGCTGCTGCTGCTCTTCGGATGCTGGTGGCTGTACTTCGCGGCCCCCGCCGGGCACGGGCTGGCCCGCCACCCGGAGCGGGCGTTCGGCTGGGGTTACGGCCATTACGGTGTCTTCGCCGCGCTGGCCGCGCTGGGTGCCGGTCTGGAGGTGGCGGCGGAGACGCTCGTCCACCACATCAAGGTGTCCGACGGTGTCGTCGGGTTCGCGATCGCGCTGCCGGTCATCGCGTTCCTGCTGCTGGTGTGGGTGTTGCACGCCCCGTTGCACGCGTTCCCGATCACCGGCCTCGGTGTCGTCATCGTCGCCTGCGGCGCACTGGCCGCCATCGCCGCCGCGGCCGCGGCCGGGCTGCCACTGCCCTGGTTCGCGGTCCTGGCGGCGCTGCCGGTGTGGGCGCTGGTCACGCTGGTGGTGATCCTGGACGACCGCCAGGCCCGCGCCGCCTGA
- a CDS encoding sensor histidine kinase, translating to MRDGRRPVGLAARIALATTAVAVLAVVLTGTIFAGLVGGAADDEARRALGRQADVVATLFARPNATADLRAGVARTIAAQRVTFVRVTPDGRPITRQGPGSGHGLELPTEVLTRIGAGQDVGAARTVGGRRVIVAARPLDGGGAIALVQPAAENGELAGAMLRRFGIALAGGLAAATAVGLLLARRLARPLRRLAEVADQLAAGRRDRDPRSAVRPEHMASEHAAPARAGRPARLGGLEPARLGGLERLGGLRRSGRTERVAAEPVTIRSGPAEVADVGAALDGLAAALAESEDRQRRFLLSVSHELRTPLTAVRGFAEALADAVTEPADVASTGRIILGEAQRLDRLVSDLLDLARLGADDFRVDLAEVDLRALVSEAAAVWRPRCAAAGVRLEVELPGVPVPARTDPMRFRQIVDGLAENALRVVPAGQPVVIALRADPVAAPVTAVIEVRDGGPGLTDDDLAVAFERSALFERYRGRRPVSTGVGLALVAGLTRRLGGTPFAGHAPEGGAAFGVSLPVGDDATATDHEGGVYAGDR from the coding sequence ATGCGTGACGGCCGGCGGCCCGTCGGCCTCGCCGCGCGCATCGCGTTGGCGACCACCGCCGTCGCGGTGCTGGCGGTGGTGCTCACCGGAACGATCTTCGCCGGTCTGGTCGGGGGCGCCGCGGACGACGAGGCCCGCCGCGCGCTCGGCCGGCAGGCGGACGTCGTCGCGACCCTGTTCGCCCGGCCGAACGCCACGGCGGACCTGAGAGCCGGGGTGGCCCGGACGATCGCGGCCCAGCGGGTGACCTTCGTGCGGGTCACCCCCGACGGCCGCCCGATCACCCGCCAGGGTCCCGGGTCCGGCCACGGCCTCGAACTGCCCACGGAGGTCCTCACCAGGATCGGCGCCGGGCAGGACGTCGGCGCGGCGCGCACGGTCGGTGGCCGGCGGGTGATCGTGGCGGCCAGGCCGCTCGACGGCGGCGGGGCCATCGCGCTGGTGCAGCCCGCGGCCGAGAACGGTGAGCTGGCCGGCGCGATGCTGCGGAGGTTCGGGATCGCGCTGGCCGGCGGGCTCGCCGCGGCGACGGCCGTCGGGCTGCTGCTCGCCCGCCGGCTCGCCCGGCCGCTGCGGCGCCTCGCCGAGGTGGCCGACCAGCTCGCCGCGGGGCGCCGAGACCGTGACCCGCGGTCCGCCGTGCGCCCGGAGCACATGGCCTCGGAGCATGCGGCACCGGCTCGGGCGGGCCGTCCGGCGAGGTTGGGAGGTCTGGAACCGGCGAGGTTGGGAGGTCTGGAACGGTTGGGAGGTCTGCGGCGGTCGGGCCGTACGGAGCGGGTGGCCGCGGAGCCGGTGACCATCCGTTCCGGGCCGGCGGAGGTCGCGGACGTCGGCGCGGCGCTCGACGGTCTCGCCGCCGCGCTCGCCGAGAGCGAGGACCGCCAGCGCAGGTTCCTGCTGTCCGTCTCGCATGAGCTGCGCACACCGCTGACCGCGGTGCGGGGCTTCGCCGAGGCCCTCGCGGACGCCGTGACCGAACCGGCCGACGTCGCCAGCACCGGGCGCATCATTCTCGGCGAGGCCCAGCGCCTGGACCGGCTGGTCAGCGACCTGCTCGACCTGGCCCGCCTCGGCGCCGACGACTTCCGCGTCGATCTCGCCGAGGTCGACCTGCGGGCGCTGGTTTCCGAGGCGGCCGCGGTCTGGCGCCCCCGCTGCGCGGCTGCCGGTGTCCGTCTCGAGGTCGAGCTGCCGGGCGTACCGGTGCCCGCCCGCACTGATCCGATGCGGTTCCGTCAGATCGTGGACGGCCTGGCCGAGAACGCCCTGCGGGTCGTGCCGGCCGGCCAGCCGGTGGTGATCGCGCTGCGCGCGGACCCGGTCGCCGCCCCGGTCACCGCCGTGATCGAGGTCCGTGACGGTGGTCCCGGCCTCACCGACGACGACCTCGCCGTCGCCTTCGAGCGTTCGGCGCTGTTCGAGCGCTACCGCGGCCGGCGGCCGGTCTCGACCGGGGTGGGTCTCGCGCTGGTCGCCGGCCTGACCCGCCGGCTCGGCGGCACCCCCTTCGCCGGCCACGCCCCGGAGGGCGGCGCCGCCTTCGGTGTCTCGCTGCCGGTAGGCGACGATGCCACAGCGACCGACCACGAAGGGGGCGTGTATGCCGGAGACCGTTGA
- a CDS encoding response regulator transcription factor codes for MPADRDDRADLILVIEDEAHIAALIRMYLAREGFEVQISTDGPTGLAAARALAPAAVILDVRLPGLDGRELLRTLRAEGDWVPVLMVTARDEEVDLVVGLELGADDYLTKPFSPRELVARLRAVLRRTSGPAAAARAASARDAPAPGTAPEPRMAPDSRRAPDSRTSPDRISDSISGSEPGRLLRAGEVRLDVDRRRVTAGDREVNLTATEFDLLAVLMRRPGLVHTRDRLLAEVWGYQAAAGSRTVDVHVAQLRAKLGPASPLRTVRGVGYTADA; via the coding sequence GTGCCCGCGGACAGGGACGACCGCGCCGACCTGATCCTCGTGATCGAGGACGAGGCGCACATCGCCGCGCTCATCCGCATGTACCTCGCCCGGGAGGGTTTCGAGGTCCAGATCAGCACCGACGGCCCTACCGGCCTCGCCGCCGCGCGCGCCCTCGCGCCCGCCGCCGTGATCCTGGACGTCCGCCTGCCCGGCCTGGACGGCCGCGAGCTGCTGCGCACCCTGCGCGCCGAGGGCGACTGGGTTCCGGTGCTGATGGTGACCGCCCGGGACGAGGAGGTGGATCTCGTCGTCGGGCTCGAGCTCGGTGCCGACGACTACCTGACCAAGCCGTTCTCCCCGCGGGAGCTCGTCGCGCGCCTGCGGGCCGTCCTGCGGCGGACGTCCGGCCCGGCGGCCGCGGCCAGAGCCGCGTCGGCGCGGGACGCGCCAGCGCCCGGCACGGCCCCGGAACCGAGGATGGCCCCGGACTCGAGGAGGGCCCCGGACTCGAGGACGAGCCCGGACCGGATCTCGGACTCGATCTCCGGCTCCGAACCGGGCCGCCTGCTGCGTGCCGGCGAGGTCCGGCTGGATGTGGACCGCCGCCGGGTGACGGCCGGCGACCGGGAGGTGAACCTGACCGCCACCGAGTTCGACCTGTTGGCGGTGCTGATGCGCCGGCCCGGCCTGGTGCACACCCGGGACCGCCTGCTGGCGGAGGTCTGGGGCTACCAGGCGGCGGCCGGCAGCCGGACCGTCGACGTCCATGTGGCGCAGCTGCGCGCGAAACTCGGCCCGGCGAGCCCCCTGCGCACCGTCCGCGGCGTCGGCTACACCGCCGATGCGTGA
- a CDS encoding DUF1501 domain-containing protein has protein sequence MPLSRRRFLLASGVTGAAAVAAGAGAVSWDVLHDAATRRPLADGTGILVIVTLYGGNDGLDTVVPIEDPAYRTARGDLAAAAQDVHPLADGLALAPALSGLAGLWNAGRLAVVSGVGYPEPDHSHFRSMAIWQSASPRTASTSGWIGRWLDATATRAGSSGGDPLLALAIGPTLPPLLVGEHAVGAAVPTGQFAAPDGREGELLRTLYRPDPADSPLRARVARSGADMFTVAGALGPVLADAPERAAGTSGQLEGAATGGDDAAAGAAGGAGAAGDGGDGGELGVQLDVVARAIGAGVPTRVYSVSLGGFDTHAAESGTHARLLRELDAALTRFDRALAAGPRAGAVTTMVYSEFGRRVVPNASGGTDHGTAGPVLILGHPVRGGCFGEQPSLTALDDGDLRVTTDFRSVYATLLEGVLGTEADVVLGSDARLPRLAFL, from the coding sequence ATGCCGCTGAGCCGCCGCCGTTTCCTCCTCGCCTCCGGCGTGACCGGGGCGGCGGCCGTCGCCGCCGGGGCCGGGGCCGTCAGCTGGGATGTCCTGCACGACGCGGCGACCCGGCGACCGCTCGCGGACGGCACCGGGATTCTCGTGATCGTCACCCTCTACGGCGGCAACGATGGGCTCGACACCGTCGTGCCCATCGAGGACCCGGCGTACCGCACCGCCCGCGGCGATCTCGCCGCGGCGGCCCAGGACGTCCACCCGCTCGCCGACGGCCTCGCGCTCGCCCCGGCGCTGTCCGGCCTCGCCGGGTTGTGGAACGCGGGCCGGCTCGCGGTCGTGTCCGGAGTCGGGTACCCCGAGCCGGACCACAGCCACTTCCGGTCGATGGCCATCTGGCAGTCGGCGTCGCCGCGCACGGCGTCCACCTCCGGCTGGATCGGGCGGTGGCTGGACGCCACGGCGACGCGCGCCGGGTCGTCCGGCGGTGATCCGCTGCTCGCGCTGGCGATCGGGCCGACGCTCCCCCCACTGCTCGTCGGCGAGCACGCGGTCGGCGCGGCCGTCCCCACCGGCCAGTTCGCCGCGCCGGACGGCCGGGAGGGGGAGCTGCTGCGGACGCTGTACCGCCCCGACCCGGCCGACAGCCCGCTGCGGGCCCGGGTGGCGCGGTCCGGGGCCGACATGTTCACGGTCGCCGGAGCGCTCGGGCCGGTGCTGGCCGACGCCCCCGAGCGCGCCGCGGGGACCTCCGGCCAGCTCGAGGGCGCGGCGACCGGCGGTGACGACGCCGCTGCCGGCGCCGCCGGTGGTGCCGGTGCCGCCGGGGATGGAGGCGATGGCGGTGAGCTGGGCGTGCAGCTCGACGTGGTGGCCCGGGCGATCGGCGCGGGGGTCCCGACCCGGGTCTACTCGGTGAGCCTCGGAGGCTTCGACACCCACGCCGCCGAAAGCGGCACCCACGCCCGCCTGCTCCGCGAGCTCGACGCCGCGCTGACCCGCTTCGACCGGGCCCTGGCCGCCGGCCCGCGGGCCGGCGCGGTGACGACGATGGTCTACTCGGAGTTCGGCCGGCGGGTCGTGCCCAATGCCAGCGGAGGAACCGACCATGGAACGGCGGGCCCCGTGCTGATCCTGGGCCACCCGGTGCGCGGCGGCTGCTTCGGCGAGCAGCCCAGCCTCACCGCGCTCGACGACGGCGACCTGCGGGTGACCACCGACTTCCGCTCGGTGTACGCGACCCTGCTGGAAGGCGTGCTCGGCACCGAGGCGGACGTCGTCCTCGGCTCGGACGCGCGCCTTCCCCGCCTGGCGTTCCTCTGA
- a CDS encoding DUF1800 domain-containing protein, which produces MALATTSGPAATTPGRASPPAPAEGRAALALLFRRAGFGARPDELDAAEKAGFEATVDSLLRARDRPDPAAAAPPDLDQEADHRPPDLADKAARAAYAKGLRERTEALIGWWLRRMVATADPVTEKLTLFWHGHFATSIQKVRSPALMLAQNEILRRAGRGRFDELTLAVAQDPAMLLWLDAGRNVKANANENFARELMELFTLGIGAYGETDVREAARAFTGWRADRSGRFTVLARQHDSGTKTVLGHTGNLGGEDVIDLVTHAPASPRWVCSRLWSRYAAPVAPGDPAIAGLLAAYGPGLDTGAALRALLLAPGLRATAGGLVVQPVEYVVGVLRALRLAVPEPGAATGAAGAAAPSRLIAVLRGLGQVPFVPPSVGGWPAGGAWLTTAASLTRTRFATAVTGLADLSPVADVPPGERVDAVARLLSVPAWSTRTRDALSAARDDPRQLVTLALLAPEYVVT; this is translated from the coding sequence ATGGCTCTCGCCACCACATCCGGCCCAGCCGCCACCACACCGGGCCGGGCCAGCCCGCCCGCACCGGCCGAGGGGCGGGCGGCGCTCGCGCTGCTGTTCCGCCGGGCCGGTTTCGGCGCCCGCCCGGACGAGCTCGACGCCGCCGAGAAGGCCGGCTTCGAGGCGACCGTCGACAGCCTGCTGCGAGCACGCGACCGCCCGGATCCCGCCGCGGCGGCACCACCCGACCTCGACCAGGAGGCCGACCACCGACCACCGGACCTCGCCGACAAGGCGGCCCGCGCAGCCTACGCGAAGGGCCTGCGGGAGCGCACCGAGGCGCTGATCGGCTGGTGGCTGCGCCGCATGGTGGCGACTGCCGACCCGGTCACCGAGAAGCTGACCCTCTTCTGGCACGGCCACTTCGCCACCTCCATCCAGAAGGTGCGGTCACCGGCCCTGATGCTGGCGCAGAACGAGATCCTCCGCCGCGCCGGCCGCGGCCGGTTCGACGAGCTGACGCTTGCGGTCGCCCAGGACCCGGCGATGCTGCTCTGGCTGGACGCCGGCCGCAACGTCAAGGCCAACGCGAACGAGAACTTCGCCCGCGAGCTGATGGAGCTGTTCACCCTCGGTATCGGCGCGTACGGCGAGACCGACGTCCGCGAGGCCGCGCGGGCGTTCACCGGCTGGCGGGCCGACCGGTCCGGGCGGTTCACCGTGCTGGCCCGCCAGCACGACTCCGGCACCAAAACCGTGCTGGGGCATACCGGGAACCTCGGCGGCGAGGACGTCATCGACCTGGTGACGCACGCGCCGGCGTCCCCGCGCTGGGTGTGCTCCCGGCTGTGGAGCCGGTATGCGGCACCGGTGGCACCGGGCGATCCGGCGATCGCCGGGCTGCTGGCCGCCTACGGTCCCGGTCTCGACACCGGCGCGGCCCTGCGCGCGCTGCTGCTCGCGCCGGGCCTGCGCGCCACCGCCGGGGGGCTGGTCGTCCAGCCGGTTGAGTACGTCGTCGGTGTGCTCCGCGCGCTGCGGCTCGCGGTGCCGGAGCCGGGGGCGGCGACGGGTGCGGCGGGTGCGGCGGCGCCGAGCCGCCTGATCGCGGTGCTGCGCGGCCTCGGGCAGGTCCCGTTCGTCCCGCCGAGCGTCGGTGGCTGGCCGGCCGGCGGCGCCTGGCTTACGACCGCGGCGAGCCTGACCCGGACCCGGTTCGCCACCGCCGTCACCGGCCTGGCGGACCTGTCGCCGGTGGCGGACGTCCCGCCCGGTGAACGGGTCGACGCCGTGGCCCGCCTGCTCTCGGTGCCGGCGTGGAGCACCCGCACCCGCGACGCGCTGTCGGCGGCCCGGGACGACCCGCGGCAGCTGGTCACCCTTGCCCTGCTCGCCCCCGAGTACGTCGTCACCTGA
- a CDS encoding acyl-CoA dehydrogenase family protein: protein MHFELTSDQEQLRAGARELARSFGDDYWADKDQKCEFPWEFYNAFAEGGWLGIAIPTEFGGGGLGITEAALLLEEIAASGAGMNGCSTMHLTIFGLNTIVKHGSADLQKEILPKAADGSLHVCFGVTEPNAGTDTTRISTFAQRVDGGYVINGRKVWITKAGDSQKMILITRSTKREEVTRPTDGMTLFLIDIDREKIDLRAIPKMGRNAVSSYEVFIDNLFVPESARIGEEGKGFKYLLDGLNPERILLAHEALGIGRAAIEKATRYARERVVFERPIGQNQGVAFPLAEAQIRLDAAELMARQAAWRYDQGLPCGPQANMAKWLCAEAGFQAADQAVQTHGGMGYAREYHVERYFRESRVMRIAPVSQEMVLNYVSQHVLGLPKSY from the coding sequence ATGCACTTCGAACTCACGTCGGATCAGGAGCAGCTCAGGGCCGGGGCGCGCGAGCTCGCCCGCAGCTTCGGGGACGACTACTGGGCGGACAAGGACCAGAAGTGCGAGTTCCCGTGGGAGTTCTACAACGCGTTCGCCGAGGGCGGCTGGCTCGGCATCGCCATCCCGACGGAGTTCGGCGGCGGCGGGCTGGGCATCACCGAGGCGGCGCTGCTGCTGGAGGAGATCGCGGCGTCGGGCGCCGGCATGAACGGGTGCAGCACGATGCACCTGACGATCTTCGGCCTGAACACCATCGTCAAGCACGGCAGCGCCGACCTGCAGAAGGAGATCCTGCCGAAGGCGGCGGACGGCTCCCTGCACGTCTGCTTCGGGGTGACCGAGCCGAACGCCGGTACCGACACCACCCGCATCTCCACGTTCGCCCAGCGTGTCGACGGCGGCTATGTGATCAACGGCCGGAAGGTCTGGATCACCAAGGCCGGCGACTCGCAGAAGATGATCCTCATCACACGGTCGACGAAGCGTGAGGAGGTCACCCGTCCCACCGACGGAATGACGCTGTTCCTCATCGACATCGACCGGGAGAAGATCGACCTGCGGGCCATCCCGAAGATGGGCCGCAACGCCGTCTCCTCCTACGAGGTGTTCATCGACAATCTGTTCGTTCCGGAGAGCGCGCGTATCGGCGAGGAGGGCAAGGGCTTCAAGTACCTGCTGGACGGGCTCAACCCGGAGCGCATCCTGCTCGCCCACGAGGCACTGGGGATCGGGCGCGCGGCCATCGAGAAGGCGACCCGGTACGCCAGGGAGCGGGTCGTGTTCGAGCGGCCGATCGGCCAGAACCAGGGCGTCGCCTTCCCGCTCGCCGAGGCCCAGATCCGGCTCGACGCCGCCGAGCTGATGGCGCGCCAGGCCGCGTGGCGCTACGACCAGGGCCTGCCCTGCGGGCCGCAGGCGAACATGGCGAAGTGGCTGTGCGCCGAGGCCGGGTTCCAGGCCGCCGACCAGGCCGTCCAGACCCACGGCGGGATGGGCTACGCCCGGGAGTACCACGTGGAGCGCTACTTCCGGGAGTCCCGCGTCATGCGGATCGCGCCGGTCAGCCAGGAGATGGTGCTCAACTACGTCTCCCAGCACGTGCTCGGCCTGCCCAAGTCGTACTGA
- a CDS encoding alpha/beta fold hydrolase, protein MAAVTTQDGTEIYYKDWGTGRPVVLSHGWPLNADSWESQAAALAAHGYRVVAHDRRGHGRSSQPWDGNDMDTFADDLSTLIDHLDLHDVTLVGFSMGGGEVTRYVGRHGTFRVAQVALVSAVPPFMLRTDDNPEGLPIEVFDGIRTSLVNDRAQAYREFADGPFFGANRPGSNVSQGARDSFWAQGMQSSLRSSYECVAAFSATDFRPDLAAFDVPTLVIHGDDDQVVPFEVGGKRSAELIKDATLKVYEGGPHGLAVTFRERLSTDLLEFVSSTRA, encoded by the coding sequence GTGGCGGCCGTGACGACGCAGGACGGAACCGAGATCTACTACAAGGACTGGGGCACGGGGCGTCCCGTGGTACTGAGCCACGGCTGGCCGCTGAACGCGGACAGCTGGGAGTCCCAGGCGGCCGCGCTCGCGGCCCACGGCTACCGCGTCGTCGCGCATGACCGCCGCGGGCACGGCCGTTCGTCGCAGCCGTGGGACGGCAACGACATGGACACCTTCGCCGACGACCTCTCGACCCTGATCGACCACCTCGATCTGCACGACGTGACGCTGGTCGGGTTCTCGATGGGCGGGGGAGAGGTGACCCGCTACGTCGGCCGGCACGGCACGTTCCGGGTGGCGCAGGTCGCGCTGGTCTCCGCGGTGCCGCCGTTCATGCTGCGGACGGACGACAACCCCGAGGGCCTGCCGATCGAGGTCTTCGACGGGATCCGCACCAGCCTGGTCAACGACCGCGCCCAGGCCTACCGCGAGTTCGCCGACGGCCCGTTCTTCGGCGCGAACCGGCCCGGCAGCAACGTCTCGCAGGGGGCCCGTGACTCCTTCTGGGCCCAGGGCATGCAGTCCAGCCTGCGCAGCTCCTACGAGTGCGTGGCCGCCTTCTCGGCGACGGACTTCCGGCCGGACCTGGCCGCGTTCGACGTGCCGACCCTCGTCATCCATGGCGACGACGACCAGGTGGTTCCCTTCGAGGTCGGCGGGAAGCGCTCGGCGGAGCTGATCAAGGACGCCACGCTCAAGGTGTACGAGGGCGGTCCGCACGGCCTGGCCGTCACCTTCCGGGAACGGCTGAGCACCGACCTGCTGGAGTTCGTCTCCTCCACCCGGGCCTGA